Below is a window of Thermoplasmata archaeon DNA.
GACGACGACCGCCGCCGCCCCGTCCGAGAACGGACAGCAGTCGTACAGGCGCAGCGGGGAGGCGATCATCGGGGAGCGCAGGTACGTCTCCATCGAGATCTCCTTCTGGAACTGGGCGTGCGGATTCCGCGCCGCGTTGGCGTGGTTCTTGATCGCGACCGAGCCGAGCACCTCGGGCCTCATCGGGAAGCGATGCTGGTAGGCGTTGGCCAGGGTCGCGTAGAGGCCGGGGAACGTCGCGCCGTTCCGCGTCTCGAACGCGTAGTCGGCGGCCTCGGCGAAGTAGCTGGTCGCCGTCAGGGTGTCGAGCTGCGAGAGCTTCTCAACCCCGACGACGAGCGCCGCGTCCGTGAAACCCCCCGCGACGTGGACGAACGCCTCGTGGAGGGCCGCGCTCGACGACGAGCACGCGGACTCGATGGTGCATGACGGAACGTCCGGGATCCCGAGCCCGCCGTTGATCAGCGGTCCGACGTGGCCCTGCTTCTCGGTGAGCCCGAAGCAGTTCGAGACGAACGTGTAGCCGATATCCTTCGGCTCGAGCCCGGAATCGCGGATCGCCTCGAGCGCGACCCGCGTCGCGGCCTCCCGGCCCGTCTCGGCCATCTTGCCGAAACGGTTCGACGCCGCGCCGACGACCCACGTCTCGCGCATCCGCTCCTCCGTCCATCCGAGCGCGAGCGAGGCCTTTAGGCTAGCCGGTTGCGCGCCCCCGCTCGCCGGCGGCTTCCGTCCCGGGAAGCCCGAGCAAGGCACGCAGGCGTTCGAACGCTCGCGTTGCTGCGGCCGCGTCGCGCGTCTTGAACAGGATGCGTCCGCTGCGGCTGATCGTCGCCTCGGGGTCGGTGGCCGCGAGCAGCATCACGCGCGCATCGACCACCGCGATGCCCTCCGCTTCGAGGGTCCGACGGACCCGATCCAGATTCAGTCGCAGCGCCGGATGCGGGACCGCCTCGTATCCACCGCCGCCCGAGCAGATCCGCAGCGACCGGTACATCGCGGCCCTCAGCCGGCGCGCTGGCCCGGCGTCAAGGATCCGATCCCGCTCGTCGCGGGCCGGCGGACTCGGTCCGGTCGCGCGGGACTATACGTACTGCTTGCAGTCGTAGCAGTAGTAGCGTCCGTACTGGGGGACGTAGGTGGTCGGCTTTCCGCAGGTCCCGCAGAACGGTGCCGCCTGGGCGCCCGGAGGCGGAGCCGCCGGCGGCGCAGCCGCCGTGGGAGCGGGCGCCGGTGCCGGCGCCGGTGGGGCGCCCCACGCAGGGGGCGCGCCGGGCGGAGGCATCTGGCCGCTCGCCATCGCGCGGGACTGGTTGATCAGCGGGTCGAACTTCAGGTACGCGATCAGCAGGATCACGCCGAGGATGATCCCGAAGATGAAGCCCAGGATCATCCAGAGCAGCGTCTGGGACTTGGCCGCCTCGTACTGGTGGCTGTTGACCTTGGCCTCGATCTGCTTGGTCTGGGTCCAGACGAGGAAGAGGAACACGCCCGCGATCGCGAGGTAAATGGCCGGGATCAGCGCGCCGGCGATCGCTCCGCCACAGTAGGGGTCGAAGCCGATGTAGGTCGCACAGATGCTGGCGAGGTACGCGATCCATGCGACGTAGGCAATGCCTCCGATCAGCAGCAGAATGCCGAAGATCAGCGCGAGCAATCGCGCAATGTGCAGCATCGAGCGGATCGACTGCGCTTCGGCGGGCTCTTGGTATCCCATCGCGTTCAGCATCGCGAACTCTCCGTAAGGGCGAGGGGGGGACCCATCCGCCGCCTACTTAAACGTAGCGAATTTTTCGCGCCCCGGCCTTTCGCGCGCGGCCCGTCGTCAAAGCACGACGGCCTTGCGGACGCAGTCATCGACGATCTGCTCGACGTCGAGGAGCTCCTCTTCTCGCACGATCTGGACGAGGTTCGAGCGGGTCGCGGGTCGGTCGGGGACGGCCTGGCAGCAGACGCCGGGGCGCGTCGAGATCCCGTAGGTGCCGATCTCCTTCGCCACGGCCTCGATCTCCTGCTTGTCGAAGCCGATGAGAGGCCGCACGATCGGGAGGCGCACGGCCACCGTCGCGCTGTGCATGTTCGACAGCGTCTGCGACGCGACCTGTCCGAGGGCCTCCCCCGTCACGAGGAAGGACGCGGCCTCGCGCTCGGCGACGCGTTCGGCCGACCGCCACATGAAGCGCCGGCAGAGCACGCAGCCCACGTGGCGATCGGTGGTCCGCATCAGCGTCGTCTGCGTCGAACCGTGGGGAACGACGTACAGCGGGATCGCCTGGCGGTAGCGCGCACGCAGCAGACCAAGGTGATCGACGACCTTCTCGAGCGGCGAGTCGTCGGTGAACGGCCGGTTGTCCATGTGGACGGCGAGCATCTCGTGGCCCTGGCGGAGCAGGAGGTCGAGCGCCACCGGCGAGTCGATGCCGCCGCTCATCAACATCACGCCTCGCGCCATCGACGCCGAATATCGCGACCCCGTTCTTTAGACCATCCGTGCCCGCACGGACCTCGGCCTAATCGGGGACCGGGCCGAAGAAC
It encodes the following:
- a CDS encoding thiolase domain-containing protein, which translates into the protein MRETWVVGAASNRFGKMAETGREAATRVALEAIRDSGLEPKDIGYTFVSNCFGLTEKQGHVGPLINGGLGIPDVPSCTIESACSSSSAALHEAFVHVAGGFTDAALVVGVEKLSQLDTLTATSYFAEAADYAFETRNGATFPGLYATLANAYQHRFPMRPEVLGSVAIKNHANAARNPHAQFQKEISMETYLRSPMIASPLRLYDCCPFSDGAAAVVVAAREAVRSPANEPLVIRASARSGSITEMQDRPDLLGLPATRTAATKAFRQAGLTPKDIDFLEVHDCFTIAELFALEDLGFFPRGSAGAAEVDGTTAHDGRLPVNPSGGLKAKGHPVSATGASQVVEIFEQFNGRAGGRQVPRAETALAHNVGATGGSCSVHIFSRR